A genomic region of Bradyrhizobium sp. ORS 278 contains the following coding sequences:
- a CDS encoding glycine--tRNA ligase subunit alpha: MDSLPPHMRPERSFQGFILALQRFWAEQGCVILQPYDMEMGAGTFHPATTLRALGPKPWNAAYVQPSRRPKDGRYGENPNRMQHYYQFQVIMKPSPPNLQELYLKSLGAIGIDAAVHDIRFVEDDWESPTLGAWGLGWECWCDGMEVSQFTYFQQVAGFECAPVAGELTYGLERLAMYVQGVDRVYDLNFNGRDGDAKVTYGDVFLQAEQEYSRHNFEHADTAVLFEQFKMAESACRKYLDAGWRDGNRKEHLMALPAYDQCIKASHVFNLLDARGVISVTERQSYILRVRELAKACGEAWLHTEAGGAS; this comes from the coding sequence ATGGATTCGCTGCCTCCGCATATGCGCCCCGAACGTTCGTTCCAGGGCTTCATCCTGGCCCTGCAACGCTTCTGGGCCGAACAGGGCTGCGTGATCCTGCAGCCCTACGACATGGAGATGGGCGCCGGCACCTTCCATCCCGCGACGACCTTGCGCGCGCTCGGGCCGAAGCCGTGGAATGCGGCCTACGTGCAGCCGTCGCGGCGGCCGAAGGACGGCCGCTACGGCGAGAATCCGAACCGGATGCAGCACTACTACCAGTTCCAGGTGATCATGAAGCCGTCGCCGCCGAACCTTCAGGAGCTGTACCTGAAGTCGCTCGGCGCGATCGGCATCGACGCCGCCGTGCACGACATCCGCTTCGTCGAGGACGATTGGGAAAGCCCGACGCTCGGCGCCTGGGGCCTCGGCTGGGAGTGCTGGTGCGACGGCATGGAGGTGTCGCAGTTCACCTATTTCCAGCAGGTCGCGGGCTTCGAATGCGCGCCGGTCGCGGGCGAACTGACCTACGGCCTCGAGCGCCTCGCGATGTACGTGCAGGGCGTCGACCGCGTCTACGACCTCAACTTCAACGGCCGCGACGGCGACGCCAAGGTCACCTATGGCGACGTCTTCCTGCAGGCCGAGCAGGAATATTCGCGGCACAATTTCGAGCACGCCGACACCGCGGTGCTGTTCGAGCAGTTCAAGATGGCCGAGAGCGCCTGCCGGAAGTATCTCGACGCCGGCTGGCGTGACGGCAACCGCAAAGAGCATCTGATGGCGCTGCCGGCCTACGATCAGTGCATCAAGGCCAGCCACGTCTTCAACCTGCTCGATGCCCGCGGCGTCATCTCCGTCACCGAGCGGCAGAGCTACATTTTGCGCGTGCGCGAATTGGCCAAGGCCTGCGGCGAGGCCTGGCTGCATACCGAAGCCGGAGGGGCATCATGA
- a CDS encoding tetratricopeptide repeat protein encodes MLFIRNRWTAIAIAALLLPGTVLAQTPDHPADTATKFPTNVDLKSLTTSGSYLAARHASVERDAASAAAFYRSALRSDPKNNELLDRAFISSVADGDIDEAVKLAERVLSVDKSNRIARLVMGVQDIKQKKYASAQNNINQSVRGPITDLVATLLSAWATAGAGDSKGAVANIDKLTGPEWYPLFKDLHAGMILELAGKEKEAGARFERAYKLDDSMLRITEAYAHWLSRNKDAASATAIYEAFDKKLARHPLVLEGLRDTKAGKKLPPLVDSPQAGAAEALYGIGATLSRRGGEDLALVYLQLALHLQPNHPLALLSLADLYETVKKPQMAIKVYERVPASSPLKRNAQIQLATDLDSADRSDDAIKILKDVIAQDPKDLEAIMALGNIERGRKKFADCAKTYTLGIDSLPANNDKANSVYYYYRGICLERSKQWPKAEADMRKALELQPDQPHVLNYLGYSWIDQGINLDEGMKMIKRAVEQRPDDGYIVDSLGWAYFRIGNYEEAVKNLERAIDLKPEDPTINDHLGDAYWKVGRKLEAKFQWAHARDLKPEPEELPKIEAKIQNGLTEDPAPAAASADTKDAPADAKKDDGKGG; translated from the coding sequence ATGTTATTCATTCGCAATCGCTGGACCGCCATTGCCATTGCTGCCTTGCTGCTTCCCGGTACCGTCCTGGCTCAGACTCCGGATCATCCGGCGGACACCGCCACGAAGTTTCCGACCAACGTCGATCTGAAATCGCTCACCACCTCGGGCAGCTATCTCGCCGCCCGCCACGCCAGCGTCGAACGCGACGCGGCGTCGGCCGCAGCCTTCTACCGCTCCGCGCTGCGCAGCGATCCGAAGAACAACGAGCTGCTCGATCGCGCCTTCATCTCGTCGGTGGCCGACGGCGACATCGATGAAGCCGTGAAGCTCGCCGAGCGTGTGCTCTCCGTCGACAAGTCCAACCGCATCGCCCGCCTCGTGATGGGCGTGCAGGACATCAAGCAGAAGAAATACGCCTCCGCGCAGAACAACATCAATCAGTCGGTGCGCGGTCCGATCACCGATCTCGTCGCCACTCTGCTCTCGGCCTGGGCGACTGCCGGTGCGGGCGATTCCAAGGGCGCCGTGGCCAACATCGACAAGCTGACCGGTCCGGAATGGTATCCGCTGTTCAAGGATCTTCACGCCGGCATGATCCTGGAGCTCGCCGGCAAGGAGAAGGAAGCCGGCGCCCGCTTCGAGCGCGCCTACAAGCTCGACGATTCGATGCTGCGCATCACCGAGGCCTATGCGCACTGGCTGTCGCGCAACAAGGACGCGGCCTCCGCCACCGCGATCTATGAGGCCTTCGACAAGAAGCTCGCGCGTCATCCGCTGGTGCTGGAAGGCCTGCGCGACACCAAGGCCGGCAAGAAGCTGCCGCCGCTGGTCGATTCGCCGCAGGCCGGCGCCGCCGAGGCGCTGTACGGCATCGGCGCGACCTTGAGCCGCCGCGGCGGCGAGGACCTTGCGCTGGTCTATCTGCAGCTCGCGCTGCATTTGCAGCCGAACCATCCGCTGGCGCTGCTGTCGCTCGCCGACCTCTACGAGACGGTGAAGAAGCCGCAGATGGCGATCAAGGTCTATGAGCGGGTGCCGGCCAGTTCGCCGCTGAAGCGCAACGCGCAGATCCAGCTCGCCACCGATCTCGACAGCGCCGACCGCAGTGACGATGCGATCAAGATCCTCAAGGACGTGATCGCACAGGATCCGAAGGACCTCGAGGCCATCATGGCGCTTGGCAATATCGAGCGCGGCCGCAAGAAGTTCGCCGATTGCGCCAAGACCTACACGCTCGGCATCGATTCGCTGCCGGCGAACAACGACAAGGCGAACAGCGTCTATTACTACTATCGCGGCATCTGCCTTGAGCGCTCGAAGCAGTGGCCGAAGGCCGAGGCCGACATGCGCAAGGCGCTCGAGCTGCAGCCCGACCAGCCGCATGTGCTGAACTATCTCGGCTATTCCTGGATCGACCAGGGCATCAATCTCGACGAAGGCATGAAGATGATCAAGCGCGCCGTCGAGCAGCGTCCCGACGACGGCTACATCGTCGACTCGCTCGGCTGGGCCTATTTCCGCATCGGCAATTACGAGGAGGCGGTGAAGAACCTCGAGCGCGCGATCGATCTCAAGCCCGAGGATCCGACCATCAACGATCATCTCGGCGACGCCTATTGGAAGGTCGGCCGCAAGCTCGAAGCCAAGTTCCAATGGGCTCATGCCCGCGATCTGAAGCCGGAGCCCGAGGAGCTGCCGAAGATCGAGGCCAAGATCCAGAACGGCCTCACCGAGGATCCGGCGCCGGCCGCCGCGAGCGCCGACACCAAGGACGCGCCGGCCGACGCCAAGAAGGACGACGGCAAGGGCGGCTAG
- a CDS encoding 4-(cytidine 5'-diphospho)-2-C-methyl-D-erythritol kinase: MLASTVTGALQEQGRAKVNLTLRVVGRRADGYHDLESVVAFADCADQLTLAPSPELTLTTTGPLADACGDTSDNLVLKAARLLAEAVPGLTLGAFTLEKVLPVAAGIGGGSADAAAALRLLARLNGLSLDDPRLQAVALKTGADVPVCVPSRACTMTGVGENLQPLALPVLPCVMINPRVPVATKDVFQALGLKPGDLLVGVSDVLAAPAWPKAGASIGDWVAALDQVKNDLEPPALKVQPIIGTVLDALRASNGVLLARMSGSGATCFAIYGGDADAKIAGAAIAAAHPEWWVHAGTLS, encoded by the coding sequence ATGTTGGCGTCCACGGTCACCGGCGCGCTGCAGGAGCAGGGCCGCGCCAAGGTCAATCTCACGCTGCGCGTCGTCGGCCGCCGCGCCGACGGCTATCATGATCTCGAAAGCGTGGTGGCGTTCGCCGACTGCGCCGACCAGCTCACGCTGGCGCCGAGCCCGGAGCTCACGCTGACCACCACCGGGCCGCTGGCGGACGCGTGCGGCGACACTTCGGACAATCTCGTGCTCAAGGCGGCGCGCCTGCTCGCTGAGGCCGTTCCCGGCCTGACGCTCGGCGCCTTCACTCTGGAGAAGGTGCTGCCGGTGGCCGCCGGCATCGGCGGCGGCTCGGCCGACGCGGCGGCCGCGCTGCGGCTGCTGGCGAGGCTGAACGGTCTGTCCCTCGATGATCCGCGCCTGCAGGCGGTGGCGCTGAAGACCGGTGCCGACGTGCCGGTCTGCGTGCCCTCGCGCGCCTGCACCATGACCGGCGTCGGCGAGAACCTGCAGCCGCTGGCGTTGCCCGTCCTGCCGTGCGTGATGATCAACCCGCGCGTGCCGGTCGCGACCAAGGACGTGTTCCAGGCGCTCGGGCTGAAGCCGGGCGATCTGCTGGTCGGGGTGAGCGACGTGCTGGCGGCGCCAGCGTGGCCGAAGGCTGGCGCGTCGATTGGCGATTGGGTCGCGGCGCTCGACCAGGTGAAGAACGATCTCGAGCCCCCGGCGCTGAAGGTGCAGCCGATCATCGGTACCGTGCTCGATGCGCTGCGTGCGAGCAACGGAGTGCTGCTGGCGCGGATGTCCGGCTCCGGCGCGACGTGCTTTGCGATCTATGGCGGCGATGCTGATGCGAAGATCGCGGGTGCCGCGATCGCAGCGGCGCATCCCGAATGGTGGGTGCATGCGGGCACGCTGAGCTAA
- a CDS encoding DUF2007 domain-containing protein: protein MKELVRTNDIVLVSAIGALLDGADIHHLVLDQNMSIIEGSLGILPRRILVHEDDNLQARRLLTEAGLAHELRPDE from the coding sequence TTGAAGGAATTGGTTCGGACCAACGATATCGTGCTGGTTTCAGCAATCGGAGCGCTGCTCGACGGCGCTGATATCCATCATCTCGTCCTCGACCAGAACATGAGCATCATAGAGGGCTCACTCGGCATCCTGCCGCGTCGAATCCTCGTGCATGAGGATGACAATCTGCAGGCCCGGCGGCTGCTCACCGAGGCCGGGCTGGCGCACGAACTGCGACCCGATGAGTGA
- a CDS encoding polyprenyl synthetase family protein yields the protein MAVIVPFESPSGASIDGLVGLVTADMERVNATILSRTGSDVTMIPEVANHLISSGGKRLRPMLTLAMAHLTEYAGDGHVKLAAAVEFMHTATLLHDDVVDESEMRRGKLSARMLWGNEASVLVGDFLLGQAFRMMVEVGSLRALDILSAAAATIAEGEVMQLAAAKNTATTEDEYLAVIRGKTAELFAAACEVGPVLADRPKAEQTASRSFGMNLGIAFQLVDDVLDYGGKAAKLGKNVGDDFREGKITLPVVLAFRRGSDSERAFWIKSLERGEINDSDLDHAIGLMNKHRALEDTISRAHHYGAMAVDALALFPASPMKTALEQVVAFCLARSH from the coding sequence GTGGCGGTTATCGTACCTTTCGAGAGTCCATCGGGCGCCTCCATCGATGGGCTGGTCGGGCTGGTCACAGCCGACATGGAACGAGTCAACGCCACGATCCTGTCGCGCACCGGCTCCGACGTGACGATGATTCCAGAGGTCGCCAACCACCTGATCTCCTCGGGAGGCAAGCGGCTGCGCCCGATGCTGACGCTCGCGATGGCGCATCTCACCGAGTATGCCGGCGACGGTCACGTCAAGCTCGCTGCTGCCGTCGAGTTCATGCACACCGCGACTTTGCTGCATGACGACGTGGTTGATGAAAGTGAAATGCGCCGCGGCAAATTGTCCGCGCGCATGCTGTGGGGCAACGAGGCCAGTGTGCTGGTCGGCGACTTCCTGCTCGGACAGGCGTTCCGCATGATGGTCGAGGTCGGCTCGCTGCGCGCGCTCGACATCCTCTCGGCGGCCGCCGCCACCATCGCCGAGGGCGAGGTGATGCAGCTCGCCGCCGCCAAGAACACCGCGACGACGGAGGACGAATATCTCGCCGTCATCCGCGGCAAGACCGCGGAATTGTTCGCCGCCGCCTGCGAGGTCGGACCCGTGCTCGCCGACCGCCCCAAGGCCGAGCAGACCGCGTCGCGCTCGTTCGGCATGAACCTCGGCATCGCCTTCCAGCTCGTCGACGACGTGCTCGACTATGGCGGCAAGGCCGCCAAGCTCGGCAAGAATGTCGGCGACGATTTCCGCGAGGGCAAGATCACGCTGCCCGTGGTGCTCGCCTTCCGCCGCGGCAGCGACAGCGAGCGCGCGTTCTGGATCAAGTCGCTGGAGCGCGGCGAGATCAATGACAGCGATCTCGATCACGCCATCGGCCTGATGAACAAGCACCGCGCGCTCGAGGACACGATCAGCCGCGCGCATCATTACGGCGCCATGGCCGTGGATGCGCTCGCGCTGTTCCCGGCCTCGCCGATGAAGACCGCGCTGGAGCAGGTCGTGGCGTTCTGTCTGGCGCGGTCGCATTAG
- a CDS encoding DUF3096 domain-containing protein — MHLTVAHISPIMSVIAGVLILIMPRLLNFIIAIFLILNGLIGMGLLKWLHF; from the coding sequence ATGCATCTGACCGTTGCCCACATCTCGCCGATCATGTCCGTGATCGCCGGCGTTCTCATCCTGATCATGCCGCGCCTGTTGAACTTCATCATCGCGATCTTCCTGATCCTGAACGGCCTGATCGGCATGGGCCTCTTGAAGTGGCTGCATTTCTAG
- the glyS gene encoding glycine--tRNA ligase subunit beta: MPDLLLELFSEEIPARMQAKAADDLRRMVTDKLVAEGLVYEGAKAFATPRRLALTVHGIPARQADLKEERKGPRVGGPDAAIQGFLKATGLASLEEATIQRDPKKGDFYVALIEKPGRATLDVLAEMLPVIVRTFPWPKSMRWGQRSEKPGALSWVRPLHAITATFGLETEEPDVISFAVDGIEAGQTTYGHRFLAPSAFTVRRFEDYEAKLLDAKVVLDPQRRKDTIVTDAKQLAFAQGYELVEDPVLLDEVAGLVEWPVVLMGSFDPEYLKVPGEVIRATIRNNQKCFVVRDPKTGGLAPKFILTANIEATDGGKTIIAGNERVIRARLSDAKFFYETDLKTKLEDRLPKFEQIVFHEKLGTQAARIARIEKLAAEIAPMVGADAAKTARAAKLAKADLLTEVVGEFPEVQGLMGKYYALAQGEDASVAAACEEHYKPQGPGDRVPADPVSVAVALADKLDTLVGFWAIDEKPTGSKDPYALRRAALGVIRIILENDLRVHLADICGPAFFDLATAIRAREVGNEVEQAESGEKPGLTRFVVRVDAQTFGTRSVPVKVVDLISFFADRLKVQLREQGARHDLVDAVFATSPSPWWRSDAARSGAGRLDLIEAAGSEEALDREPSQEEEMKDDLLMVVRRVEALGKFLDSDDGKNLLAGTKRASNILAIEEKKDKRKFDGAPDAALYKLDEEKALARAIGEVGAEAGAAVAKEDFAAAMRAMAKLRPAVDAFFDKVKVNDDDAAIRENRLKLLNEIRSATRAVADFSKIEG, translated from the coding sequence ATGCCCGATCTCCTTCTCGAACTGTTCTCCGAAGAAATCCCCGCGCGCATGCAGGCCAAGGCGGCCGACGATCTGCGCCGCATGGTGACCGACAAGCTCGTCGCCGAGGGCCTGGTCTACGAGGGCGCCAAGGCATTTGCGACGCCGCGCCGGCTGGCGCTGACTGTGCACGGCATCCCGGCGCGGCAGGCGGATCTGAAGGAAGAGCGCAAGGGGCCGCGCGTCGGCGGACCCGATGCGGCGATCCAGGGGTTTCTCAAGGCCACGGGTCTCGCCTCGCTCGAAGAGGCGACGATCCAGCGCGATCCGAAGAAGGGCGATTTCTACGTCGCGCTGATCGAGAAGCCCGGCCGCGCCACGCTCGACGTGCTCGCCGAGATGCTGCCGGTGATCGTGCGCACCTTCCCGTGGCCGAAGTCGATGCGCTGGGGCCAGCGCTCGGAGAAGCCGGGCGCGCTGAGCTGGGTGCGGCCGCTGCACGCGATCACCGCGACTTTCGGGCTGGAGACCGAGGAGCCCGATGTCATAAGCTTCGCCGTCGACGGCATCGAGGCCGGGCAGACCACCTATGGCCACCGCTTCCTGGCGCCATCGGCGTTCACCGTGCGCCGCTTCGAGGACTACGAAGCAAAACTGCTCGACGCCAAGGTCGTGCTCGACCCGCAGCGCCGCAAGGACACCATCGTCACCGACGCCAAGCAGCTCGCCTTCGCGCAGGGCTATGAGCTGGTCGAGGATCCCGTCCTGCTCGACGAGGTCGCGGGCCTGGTCGAATGGCCGGTCGTGCTGATGGGCTCGTTCGATCCGGAGTATCTGAAGGTCCCGGGCGAGGTGATCCGCGCCACCATCCGCAACAACCAGAAATGCTTCGTGGTCCGCGACCCCAAGACGGGCGGGCTGGCGCCAAAGTTCATCCTGACCGCCAACATCGAGGCGACCGACGGCGGCAAGACCATCATCGCCGGCAACGAGCGCGTCATCCGCGCGCGGCTGTCGGACGCGAAGTTCTTCTACGAGACGGACCTGAAGACCAAGCTCGAGGACCGGCTGCCGAAGTTCGAGCAGATCGTGTTCCACGAGAAGCTGGGCACGCAGGCCGCGCGCATCGCACGCATCGAGAAGCTCGCCGCCGAGATCGCGCCGATGGTCGGCGCCGACGCCGCGAAGACCGCGCGCGCGGCGAAGCTTGCGAAAGCCGATCTGCTGACGGAGGTCGTCGGCGAGTTTCCGGAAGTACAGGGCCTGATGGGCAAGTACTACGCGCTCGCCCAGGGCGAGGACGCCTCGGTCGCCGCCGCGTGCGAGGAGCACTACAAGCCGCAGGGTCCGGGTGATCGCGTGCCGGCCGACCCGGTGAGCGTGGCCGTGGCACTGGCGGACAAGCTCGATACGCTGGTCGGGTTCTGGGCCATCGACGAGAAGCCGACGGGCTCGAAGGATCCGTACGCGCTGAGGCGTGCAGCGCTGGGTGTGATCCGAATCATCTTGGAGAATGATCTCCGCGTTCATCTCGCCGATATCTGCGGGCCCGCGTTCTTCGATCTGGCGACGGCAATTCGCGCGCGCGAGGTCGGGAATGAAGTGGAGCAGGCGGAAAGTGGTGAAAAGCCTGGGTTAACTCGTTTTGTTGTGAGAGTGGATGCGCAAACGTTCGGCACGCGTAGCGTCCCAGTGAAAGTTGTCGATCTCATCTCGTTCTTCGCCGACCGTCTCAAAGTCCAGCTTCGCGAGCAAGGCGCGCGGCACGATCTTGTCGATGCCGTCTTCGCCACATCACCCTCCCCGTGGTGGAGATCGGATGCGGCGAGGAGCGGTGCAGGCAGGCTTGATCTCATCGAGGCAGCCGGCAGCGAAGAGGCCCTTGATCGTGAGCCGTCGCAGGAAGAGGAGATGAAAGACGATCTCCTGATGGTCGTGCGCCGCGTCGAGGCGCTCGGAAAATTCCTCGACAGCGACGACGGCAAGAACCTGCTCGCCGGCACCAAGCGCGCCTCCAACATCCTCGCGATCGAGGAGAAGAAGGACAAGCGCAAGTTCGACGGCGCGCCGGATGCGGCGCTCTACAAGCTCGACGAGGAGAAGGCGCTGGCCAGGGCGATCGGCGAGGTCGGCGCGGAAGCCGGCGCGGCCGTCGCCAAGGAGGATTTTGCCGCGGCGATGCGCGCGATGGCCAAGCTCCGCCCGGCGGTCGATGCGTTCTTCGACAAGGTCAAGGTCAACGACGATGACGCCGCGATCCGTGAGAACCGGCTGAAGCTGTTGAACGAGATCCGCAGCGCCACGCGCGCGGTGGCGGATTTCTCGAAGATCGAGGGCTGA
- a CDS encoding CDGSH iron-sulfur domain-containing protein — protein sequence MSEPAIGGRTPLPIEVEAGKDYWWCTCGKSAKQPFCDGSHAGSSFAPMQYTAPETKKAFFCTCKRTANAPLCDGAHSKLPA from the coding sequence ATGAGCGAACCAGCGATCGGCGGCCGGACGCCGCTTCCCATCGAGGTCGAGGCGGGCAAGGACTATTGGTGGTGCACCTGCGGGAAATCCGCCAAGCAGCCGTTCTGTGACGGCAGCCATGCGGGCTCCTCCTTCGCGCCGATGCAATACACGGCCCCTGAAACCAAGAAGGCGTTCTTCTGCACATGCAAGCGCACCGCCAATGCGCCGCTGTGCGACGGAGCGCATTCGAAGCTGCCGGCGTGA
- a CDS encoding S49 family peptidase — protein MVDKLTQPSDAAGPFDRLKALLPARLRGAPVVPVVRLSGVIGAVTPLRPGLTLAGVAKMLERAFSMRNAKAVALVINSPGGSPVQSRQIYLRIRQLAAEKKLPVLVFVEDVAASGGYMIACAGDEIFCDPSSIVGSIGVVGGSFGLQDLIKRIGIERRLYTAGEHKAMLDPFLPENPDDVARLKKIQREIHALFISLVKESRTNRLKGADDLLFTGEYWAGDTAVTLGLADAIGDLRAVLRARFGDKVAMPVVAPAGGLLSGLLGRKSAGAGSLTAQGLGIGWSGLAEELISAAETRAIWARFGF, from the coding sequence ATGGTGGACAAATTGACACAACCCAGCGATGCAGCGGGGCCTTTTGATCGGTTGAAGGCGCTGCTGCCGGCGCGGCTGCGCGGCGCGCCGGTGGTGCCCGTGGTCCGCCTGTCCGGCGTGATCGGCGCGGTCACGCCGCTGCGACCGGGGCTCACGCTGGCCGGTGTCGCCAAGATGCTCGAGCGCGCGTTCTCGATGCGCAACGCCAAGGCGGTGGCGCTGGTGATCAACTCGCCCGGCGGCTCGCCGGTGCAGTCTCGCCAGATCTATCTGCGCATCCGCCAGCTCGCCGCCGAGAAGAAGCTCCCGGTGCTCGTCTTCGTCGAGGATGTCGCGGCGTCCGGCGGCTACATGATCGCCTGCGCGGGCGACGAGATCTTTTGCGACCCGTCTTCGATCGTCGGCTCGATCGGCGTCGTCGGCGGCTCGTTCGGCCTGCAGGATCTGATCAAGAGGATCGGCATCGAGCGCAGGCTGTACACGGCCGGCGAGCACAAGGCGATGCTCGATCCCTTCCTGCCCGAGAATCCGGACGACGTGGCACGGCTGAAGAAGATCCAGCGCGAGATCCACGCGCTGTTCATCTCGCTGGTCAAGGAGAGCCGCACAAACCGGCTGAAGGGTGCCGACGATTTGCTGTTCACGGGCGAGTACTGGGCCGGCGATACCGCGGTGACGCTCGGCCTGGCGGATGCGATCGGCGACCTGCGCGCCGTGCTGCGCGCCCGGTTCGGGGACAAGGTCGCGATGCCCGTGGTGGCACCGGCTGGCGGCCTGCTGTCCGGCCTGCTCGGCCGCAAGTCCGCAGGCGCCGGCAGCCTGACCGCGCAAGGTTTGGGAATCGGCTGGTCGGGGCTCGCCGAGGAGCTGATCTCCGCGGCCGAAACCCGCGCCATCTGGGCCCGATTTGGCTTTTGA
- a CDS encoding tRNA1(Val) (adenine(37)-N6)-methyltransferase: MSEAGATSEDAVLGGRLRLRQPTSGHRAGHDAILLAAATAARAGDRVVDLGAGVGTAGLALARRVDGLALMLVEREPHLAELARDNARANDLQADVIALDVTSEAAAFAAAGLGSDSVDVVLMNPPFHDAARHRASPDTARAGAHMAKATTLELWTHAARRMLKSGGALTLIWRADGLSDVLAALARGYGSLALQPVHGQAGKPAIRILVRAVKGGRAPTQILPGVVLNEAAGVPNDEVVRVLEGQGALALAGPLNG, from the coding sequence ATGAGTGAGGCCGGCGCGACGTCGGAGGATGCCGTGCTCGGCGGCCGCCTGCGGCTGCGCCAGCCGACCTCGGGCCATCGCGCCGGTCATGACGCGATCCTGCTGGCGGCCGCGACGGCTGCGCGGGCAGGCGATCGTGTCGTCGATCTCGGCGCGGGCGTGGGGACGGCCGGGCTGGCGCTGGCGCGGCGTGTCGATGGTCTGGCGCTGATGCTGGTGGAGCGCGAGCCGCATCTTGCCGAGCTCGCGCGTGACAATGCGCGTGCGAATGATCTGCAGGCCGATGTCATCGCGCTGGACGTAACAAGCGAGGCCGCCGCGTTTGCCGCAGCAGGCCTCGGGTCCGACAGTGTTGACGTCGTGCTGATGAATCCGCCGTTCCATGATGCCGCGCGACACCGCGCCTCGCCCGACACTGCGCGTGCCGGCGCGCACATGGCGAAGGCGACCACGCTGGAGCTGTGGACGCATGCCGCGCGGCGAATGCTGAAATCCGGGGGCGCGCTGACCTTGATCTGGCGGGCCGATGGGCTGAGTGACGTCCTGGCAGCTTTGGCGCGCGGCTACGGCAGCCTGGCGCTGCAACCGGTGCATGGGCAGGCTGGAAAGCCTGCAATCCGTATCCTGGTGAGGGCCGTTAAGGGCGGGCGGGCGCCGACGCAGATCCTGCCCGGTGTGGTGCTCAATGAAGCGGCAGGTGTGCCGAATGACGAGGTTGTTCGGGTGCTGGAGGGGCAGGGGGCGCTGGCGCTGGCCGGCCCCCTGAACGGTTGA
- a CDS encoding DUF1236 domain-containing protein codes for MRTQVTLAALVAALVIPAVAQAQSYTVGRGVVVEEDAPVITVERRPEFREYVVRERVPNYVIPDRVVVGTVLPESGVTYYDVPQRFGATPYRYTVVNGETVLVEPRSRRIIQVVE; via the coding sequence ATGCGAACCCAAGTCACTCTTGCCGCCCTGGTGGCTGCACTCGTGATCCCGGCAGTGGCGCAGGCGCAGTCCTACACGGTGGGACGCGGCGTCGTCGTCGAGGAGGACGCGCCTGTCATCACGGTCGAGCGCCGTCCCGAATTCCGCGAATATGTCGTGCGCGAGCGTGTTCCCAACTATGTGATCCCTGATCGCGTCGTTGTGGGGACCGTCCTGCCCGAGTCGGGTGTTACCTATTACGACGTTCCGCAGCGCTTCGGTGCGACACCTTATCGCTACACGGTGGTGAACGGCGAAACTGTTCTGGTCGAACCGCGATCGCGACGGATCATTCAGGTGGTTGAGTAG